One window of the Candidatus Eremiobacterota bacterium genome contains the following:
- the uvrA gene encoding excinuclease ABC subunit UvrA, giving the protein MATDSIIIRGAREHNLKNIDLELPRNRLIVITGISGSGKSTLAFDTIYAEGQRRYVESLSAYARQFLGRMDKPDVDYIEGLSPAISIDQKGASRNPRSTVGTVTEIYDYLRLLYARIGVPHCPQCGREISVMTVQQIVDRVMLIPPGTRFMILSPLVRGRKGEYHKLIAGIAGKGFTRVRVDGSLYEVNEEIDLDKNRKHTIEVVVDRLVMKDGVKGRLAESVEASLALSEGLVIVQLSDGDEWLFSEKLSCPQCEISLEDLQPRLFSFNSPYGACPECSGIGTRLELDPDMLVPDRSRSIEEGAIVPWGKPVRSFRHMPRESWFWERFYEAAGREGIRFEVPFARLSPEQQQFVFYGTGGRTGHNGHFEGAIPNLRRRYLETESEYIRSTIEKYMARTPCPACRGSRLKREAMAVTVGGKNIASLTEFTVKEAKHFFASLVLSPREEVIARQIFKEIKARLSFLSDVGLEYLTINRGAATLAGGEAQRIRLATQIGSSLVGVLYVLDEPSIGLHQRDNRKLLSTLKALRDLGNTVIVVEHDDETIRSADFVVDIGPGAGVHGGEIVVTGSPGHVMKAPGSLTGRYLSGDLMIPMPASRRQPDHRVLAIRGAREHNLKNIDVTIPLGLFVCVTGVSGSGKSTLVDEILYRRLAQEFHGSSEKPGLHESLGGTEFVDKVIIIDQSPIGRTPRSNPATYTNAFTPIRELFSETKDARMRGYLPGRFSFNVKGGRCESCEGDGIIKIEMHFLPDVYVPCEVCKGKRYNRETLEVRFKGKNIADVLEMTVEEAHEYFINIPRIRKKLETLRDVGLGYIGLGQAATTLSGGEAQRIKLASELSRKATGKTLYILDEPTTGLHFHDVAKLLEVLSRLVDTGNTVIVIEHNLEVIKCADHIIDLGPEGGDAGGFVVASGTPEEVAGMESSHTGSYLRKYLEKAALPS; this is encoded by the coding sequence ATGGCAACAGATTCAATCATTATCAGGGGTGCCAGGGAGCATAATCTTAAAAACATCGACCTGGAGCTTCCCCGCAACAGGCTTATTGTCATAACCGGCATCTCAGGCTCAGGGAAATCGACGCTGGCTTTTGATACCATCTATGCCGAAGGGCAGCGCAGATACGTCGAATCGCTCTCTGCCTATGCAAGGCAGTTTCTGGGGCGCATGGACAAGCCTGACGTGGACTATATAGAGGGCCTTTCTCCTGCCATCTCAATCGATCAGAAAGGAGCAAGCAGGAATCCCCGCTCCACAGTGGGAACCGTCACCGAGATTTATGATTACCTGAGGCTTCTTTATGCGAGGATTGGCGTTCCTCACTGCCCTCAGTGCGGGCGGGAAATCTCCGTCATGACGGTGCAGCAGATTGTGGACAGGGTCATGCTCATCCCCCCCGGCACCAGGTTCATGATCCTCTCGCCCCTTGTGAGGGGCCGCAAAGGCGAATATCACAAGCTTATTGCCGGTATAGCGGGGAAAGGGTTCACAAGGGTCCGTGTTGACGGGAGCCTTTACGAGGTCAATGAGGAGATTGACCTGGACAAGAACAGGAAGCACACCATAGAAGTGGTCGTGGACAGGCTTGTGATGAAGGACGGCGTCAAAGGGCGCCTGGCTGAGTCCGTGGAAGCATCCCTCGCTCTCTCTGAAGGACTTGTGATAGTGCAGCTCTCCGATGGCGATGAGTGGCTCTTTTCGGAAAAGCTCTCGTGCCCTCAGTGCGAGATTTCCCTCGAGGATCTCCAGCCCCGCCTGTTTTCCTTCAATTCTCCATACGGCGCCTGCCCTGAGTGCTCGGGAATAGGCACGCGCCTTGAGCTTGACCCCGATATGCTTGTTCCGGACAGGAGCAGGAGCATAGAGGAAGGGGCTATTGTGCCGTGGGGCAAGCCGGTGCGCAGCTTCAGGCATATGCCCAGGGAGAGCTGGTTCTGGGAGCGCTTTTACGAGGCTGCAGGCCGCGAGGGGATTCGCTTTGAGGTGCCCTTTGCCAGGCTTTCCCCGGAGCAGCAGCAGTTCGTGTTCTACGGGACAGGAGGCCGCACGGGCCACAACGGCCATTTCGAAGGGGCGATTCCCAACCTACGCAGGCGCTATCTTGAGACAGAATCTGAATACATCAGGTCCACAATAGAAAAATACATGGCAAGGACCCCCTGTCCCGCGTGCAGGGGAAGCAGGCTCAAGCGTGAGGCCATGGCGGTGACTGTCGGAGGAAAGAATATCGCCTCTCTCACAGAGTTTACCGTGAAAGAGGCAAAGCATTTCTTTGCGTCTCTGGTGCTCTCCCCGAGGGAGGAGGTCATTGCAAGGCAGATTTTCAAGGAAATCAAGGCCCGCCTCTCTTTTCTCTCTGACGTGGGCCTCGAATACCTCACCATAAACAGAGGCGCCGCGACGCTCGCAGGCGGCGAAGCGCAGCGGATAAGGCTCGCCACACAGATAGGCTCAAGCCTTGTAGGGGTCCTTTATGTCCTCGATGAGCCGAGCATCGGCCTTCACCAGAGGGACAACAGGAAGCTGCTCTCTACCCTCAAGGCCCTCAGGGATCTTGGGAACACGGTGATTGTCGTCGAGCATGACGACGAAACGATACGCTCGGCTGACTTTGTCGTGGACATCGGCCCCGGGGCGGGAGTCCATGGAGGTGAAATTGTGGTGACAGGGTCCCCGGGCCATGTGATGAAAGCCCCGGGGTCATTGACGGGACGCTATCTCTCAGGGGACCTCATGATTCCTATGCCGGCTTCAAGGCGCCAGCCTGACCACAGGGTTCTTGCCATCAGGGGAGCGAGGGAGCACAATCTGAAAAATATTGATGTGACGATTCCCCTGGGGCTTTTTGTCTGCGTCACCGGCGTCTCCGGCTCGGGAAAGAGCACCCTTGTCGATGAGATTCTCTACCGGAGGCTTGCCCAGGAATTCCACGGGAGCAGCGAGAAGCCCGGCCTGCACGAGAGCCTCGGCGGCACCGAGTTTGTAGACAAGGTAATCATCATTGATCAGTCGCCCATCGGCAGAACGCCGCGGTCGAACCCGGCCACCTACACCAATGCCTTCACGCCTATCAGGGAGCTTTTCTCGGAGACCAAGGACGCCCGCATGCGGGGATATCTCCCCGGCCGCTTCAGCTTCAATGTCAAGGGCGGACGCTGCGAGTCATGCGAAGGCGACGGGATTATCAAGATAGAGATGCATTTCCTCCCTGATGTGTACGTGCCCTGCGAGGTGTGCAAGGGAAAGCGCTATAACAGGGAGACCCTGGAGGTGCGGTTCAAGGGAAAGAACATTGCCGATGTGCTTGAGATGACCGTGGAAGAGGCCCATGAGTACTTCATCAATATTCCCCGCATCAGGAAAAAGCTCGAGACGCTTCGCGACGTGGGACTGGGCTATATAGGCCTGGGGCAGGCGGCGACTACACTCTCAGGCGGAGAGGCCCAGCGGATCAAGCTCGCCTCCGAGCTTTCCAGGAAAGCGACAGGAAAGACCCTTTACATACTTGACGAGCCCACTACAGGCCTACACTTCCATGACGTGGCGAAGCTTCTTGAGGTGCTCTCAAGGCTTGTGGACACGGGAAACACCGTGATTGTCATAGAGCATAACCTCGAGGTTATCAAGTGCGCCGATCATATCATCGACCTCGGCCCCGAGGGAGGCGATGCAGGCGGCTTTGTCGTGGCAAGCGGCACTCCCGAGGAGGTGGCCGGGATGGAATCATCCCATACAGGGAGCTATCTCAGGAAGT